One genomic segment of Ipomoea triloba cultivar NCNSP0323 chromosome 9, ASM357664v1 includes these proteins:
- the LOC116029875 gene encoding exonuclease 3'-5' domain-containing protein 2-like, whose protein sequence is MVPLPPRRRRRRVFGLHQVEFHGVNLSVTVTKRAAEVDQWVSEVVHNNRRVLHNLIVGLDIEWHPCLVGEHNPAATLQLCVGKTCLIFQLLHKDYTPLSLLAFLANPQFTFVGVGVGDDAQKLLRDHGLVVENFADLRWVGAGVYGSERFMRMGLKRMAWEVVGMVMEKPLEVTLSDWDSNTLTFRQIEYASIDAFVSSEIGIKLFISLHRVTGTGIPFSC, encoded by the coding sequence ATGGTTCCACTTCCACCGAGACGCAGACGCAGACGCGTGTTTGGGCTACACCAAGTTGAGTTTCACGGCGTAAACCTGAGCGTGACCGTGACGAAGAGAGCCGCGGAGGTTGACCAATGGGTGAGCGAGGTTGTCCACAACAACCGCCGCGTCCTCCACAACCTCATCGTCGGCCTCGACATCGAGTGGCACCCCTGTCTTGTCGGGGAACACAACCCCGCCGCCACGCTCCAGCTTTGCGTCGGGAAAACCTGTCTCATTTTTCAACTTTTGCACAAGGATTACACTCCCCTTTCTCTCCTCGCCTTCCTGGCTAATCCCCAATTCACGTTCGTCGGCGTCGGGGTCGGAGATGACGCGCAGAAGCTTCTCCGGGACCACGGGTTGGTGGTAGAGAACTTTGCGGATTTGCGGTGGGTGGGCGCGGGGGTTTACGGTTCGGAGCGGTTTATGAGGATGGGGTTGAAGAGAATGGCGTGGGAAGTTGTGGGAATGGTGATGGAGAAGCCATTAGAAGTCACTCTCAGCGATTGGGATTCCAACACTCTTACCTTTCGCCAAATTGAATATGCTTCCATTGATGCATTTGTTTCCTCAGAAATTGGTATCAAATTGTTCATTAGCTTACACAGAGTTACAGGGACTGGTATACCATTTAGTTGTTGA